AAAACCAAAAAGTAAAAAGATTGTTGGGTCCTCGTGGATACATGCACGGACACTCTTCTTTCGACTAAACGGAGATCCAATACACCGCCTGGCGACGGAGATGCGGAAACACTTTCGCACACAATCGCAACACAAAATTGgctcctaacctaacctaaatttaataaatgccCTTATTATGTATGTCATTGAAATCTGCGCACAAAATACATTTTGTGAAGTAAATTTTGACACCTCAATCCTATCCTTTAAGGAACATCTttgatgtatataataaaactactactcgaaataatattgaaggatgcatattttttttttcaaaaaacaaattcaaacattgtaagtgttatacttatgacaaccctatagaagataaaagactAACACGTGCatattacctacgctacgcgacgcttacctaatatagtgacaggagtcacatgattttaaatttgcatgtTATTTGGGGCTGAATCtcatttctttcattaaaaactatggcagtggtttactcaaaaactattaggttatCGGTGTCACAAATAAGTCTCCAGACAGACAGTACATAgagtacctctaaagcctgtgatgtattatttcggtttttatctACACGTATATCTATCTACctggtaacttttttttttgtttctaggGCGGAGGGTCTCCTATTACGAGGAGCAATAAGGCCGGATGATAGACCGTTGTGGTTTGACGTATACAAAGCCTTCCCGCCAACAGTAGAACCAAAGTACGCCAGACCCAAGCCGGAAAACCTGACTATCAAACCAATTCTTTATAAAGAAGATGTAATAAGGGCGTATGTATGACAATATATTACAATTTCTAACTTGTTTTGTAGCGCAAACtacaaaatcaaaaacaaattgcaTGTAAAGTTGCTAAGCTTTTGGTCGCCCTGAGCTTACgcgttatttcaaattaaaacattcgttatttatgtaggcccaatgtaggcctatcacacgcatttatgaagcgttcatacatactatgTTTAGGTAATAATTGTAAGGTGATAGagaatggtgataactacggTCGCAATCTTACGCATAAAtctactagggttccaaacgcgccctggtctaaagtTATATCACTTAAAAAAAGTTTCGAGACATACATAGTAGTTAACTAGTTACCTACCTACGACAAAACAATATCTGTTAGTAATAGATTGTCGAACGCCTAactatttagtaatattttatttgtcaacATTTTATGATAGTTTGGTAGTTTTGAATGGATTTTATTGGTACCtaaatgtaaacatttaaagttatttttttatttataggaaaTTCCACGCGAAAGGTCATGGGTTAAATGTCAATATGCTCAGTTTGACTGGAGAGACCCAAACTAAAAAACTCGTACAAAAATACCAGCAGCTACAGTCCGAAGGCGTTGCGGAAGAAGAACTAGTCCAGAAATCTGCTGAAGCCGTTGGAAATGCGCGTCAAGCTACTACAGAAACCTACAAAGTGGTCACAAAGATTCCAGATTCAGTGACTGCTAAAGTTTTGGCAGAGGCTGAccttaaaaacatatttaaagatAAAGAATAGTTTGCATTACTATAGTGAATTTATGTATCAATAGTTAAGTAactagattaataaataaaaaagtttttaaacttaactactttggtttatttaatctttccaaggcgtgtaaagtctaacattaccacttggccagcgtggactgACGTGGCGTGACTATAACGCCTCAGTCCTTttcattctgataggagacgTCTTTAGATTTCGCTctggttaaatttttttgacaatTGTTTAAAAGGAACTACCACTCTTGACTCTTTCATTTATAAGCTCACTGGAGTTGATAATAAATGTTGGGTTGGTGCGTTTACTGAGGATTCAGTAGCTTGAGAGAAAACGTTTAGTTATACGTTTCTTCAAGGTTACGAAAAACTAACGTAGTAACGAATACTCAATTTTTCATCAGTTTAAATGTTACCCGTTATTTAGAACCCTTTTTCTGATAGAGCTAAACTTTACCGTCTTACTGGGTACGTTAATTGTTGAGTAATagtgaaaaatagcaattaaagTTCGGTAAAGCATTTAGTGGTTCTTTCACTGAactctattattaatatt
This portion of the Pararge aegeria chromosome 14, ilParAegt1.1, whole genome shotgun sequence genome encodes:
- the LOC120629614 gene encoding 28S ribosomal protein S23, mitochondrial codes for the protein MATSRLERIGTIFSRAEGLLLRGAIRPDDRPLWFDVYKAFPPTVEPKYARPKPENLTIKPILYKEDVIRAKFHAKGHGLNVNMLSLTGETQTKKLVQKYQQLQSEGVAEEELVQKSAEAVGNARQATTETYKVVTKIPDSVTAKVLAEADLKNIFKDKE